AACTGCTTAAGCCCAAATAGTTCACACAAAGCATGTTGATGCTCTTCGGCAAATGTGTGTAGAGGACGATACCCCTGATATCCGGCTAGGATGCCCATGACCATCAATAGCAGCAGAATCCACAGCGGGTGAGATCTGCCATGGGATTTGCGGAAATCAGGGACTTGTTTCAGTTCTTCTATAAGGGTGCTCATGGGTCAATCCACTATCGTGATGTGAATGATCCTAATTTTTCTACGGGAAATTTAAAACAGCCCTGCATGTTTGGAAGGGGAACATCAAGAACCGGGCTAAAGATGGGAGTCATTACTGGGTCAATACGACCATCATTCCTTTTTTAGACGAGCAAGGACATCCAGAGCAATATCTAGCCATTCGCTTTGATATCACCCCTCAAAAACAACTGTCGGAGGAGTTAGTCCACAAACAGGAGGAACTTACAACATTCATTGAGGATGTACCGATTGGAATGTACTCGATCAATCGCGAGGGATATATTGTTTGGACGAACGACAAACAAAGAGAGATGCTTGGATACCAAAAAGAAGACTGTATTGGACAGCATGTTAGTGAATTGTACGTAGATTTAGCATCGAATAGAAAGGTAATTGAGCACCTAGATAAGCAGGAAAATCTCCGCAATTACGATGCACAAATGAAGTGCAAAGACAATTCAAATAAAGACGTTTTGATCTCCTCTAGTACTTGTTCACAAAGCAGTGAATTTGCTCAGAATCGATACTTTACTTACGACATCACAGCGCGTAAATGTATGGAGCGCGCGCTACGGAAAAGCGAAAATATATTTCGATTGCTGACGGAAAATTTGCGTGAAGTCTTTTGGATGACTAGCATCAATCTTACAGATCCGAGTCAGCAGCAAATTTTATATATTAGTCCTGCCTATGAAGACATCTGGGAACGCGATCGGCAATCTCTATATCACGATCCTATGAGGTGGATTGAGGCGATACATCCAGAGGACCGGGAGCGCGTCACGGAACATTTCATGGACCAGGTAATTCAAGGTGGCTTCGATCATCAATATCGAATTATACGACCAGATGGTTCTATTCGCTGGATTAGAGATCGGGGCTTTCCTTTAAGCGATTATTCGGGGGAAACAATCACAATTACGGGATTTGCCGAAGATATTACCCAACGCAAAGCGACCGAAGATAGACTCCGCCTGCTTGAATCTGTTGTAGTTAATGCTAACGATGCAGTCATCGTCACTGAAGCAGAACCGTTTGGTGAACCTGGACCACGTATTGTCTATGTCAACGAAGCTTTCACGCAATTGACAGGCTATCAGTCAGAGGAAGTCATCGGCCAGACCCCGCGTATTCTGCAGGGACCAAAAACCGATCGCAAAATACTTGATAAAATTCGGGCCGCTTTAGAAACTTGGCAGCCGATTAGGGTTGAGTTAGTCAACTATTGCAAAGATGGTTCTGAATTTTGGGTTGAGCTGATGATCACACCCATTACCAATGAATCAGGCTGGTTTACCCACTGGATCTCTGTCCAGCGGGATATTACTGAACGAAAACAAACAGAGATGATTCTGCAACAGAATGAACAGCGATTTCGTGCCCTGATTGAGCATGCCTCAGACATCATCATCCTGCTAGATACGGATGGAATGATTTCCTATATCAGTCCCTCGATTGAGAGCACTTTAGGATATTTTTCTCAAGATTTTATAGGTAAGCCAATGGTCACCTGGCTTCACCCAAATGACCAAAACAAGATCACAAAAGCTTTATCTAAGTCTTCACAACGACAGAAAGCGGAGAATATCCCCGAAATACGCTGGCGAAGCATTAAGGAGGAGTGGCGCTTCTTCGAAGTGATCATCAAAAAGTTGTCTGAGGGCACCGCATTCAGTG
The Acaryochloris thomasi RCC1774 genome window above contains:
- a CDS encoding PAS domain-containing sensor histidine kinase, whose protein sequence is MHVWKGNIKNRAKDGSHYWVNTTIIPFLDEQGHPEQYLAIRFDITPQKQLSEELVHKQEELTTFIEDVPIGMYSINREGYIVWTNDKQREMLGYQKEDCIGQHVSELYVDLASNRKVIEHLDKQENLRNYDAQMKCKDNSNKDVLISSSTCSQSSEFAQNRYFTYDITARKCMERALRKSENIFRLLTENLREVFWMTSINLTDPSQQQILYISPAYEDIWERDRQSLYHDPMRWIEAIHPEDRERVTEHFMDQVIQGGFDHQYRIIRPDGSIRWIRDRGFPLSDYSGETITITGFAEDITQRKATEDRLRLLESVVVNANDAVIVTEAEPFGEPGPRIVYVNEAFTQLTGYQSEEVIGQTPRILQGPKTDRKILDKIRAALETWQPIRVELVNYCKDGSEFWVELMITPITNESGWFTHWISVQRDITERKQTEMILQQNEQRFRALIEHASDIIILLDTDGMISYISPSIESTLGYFSQDFIGKPMVTWLHPNDQNKITKALSKSSQRQKAENIPEIRWRSIKEEWRFFEVIIKKLSEGTAFSGFVVTAHDMTERKKIVKMQQDLEREKELSELKLRFFSMASHEFRTPLSVILIAAQTIENYGSIEQAEKLIRNTQRIQSSVYHLRSMLTNVLSIARTEAEKVEFSPQHLNLYKFCSQIMKVLYEEQKEKMSESQIKFALDGTNREVFCDPKLLHSMLTNLLSNAVKYSPKGGVIDFSVTIQSEWIEFVVKDQGIGIPLENQSHLFEPFYRGENVGKVQGSGLGLAIVKRYSDLHGGQVACESVEGIGTTFTIHLPVSS
- a CDS encoding transposase family protein produces the protein MSTLIEELKQVPDFRKSHGRSHPLWILLLLMVMGILAGYQGYRPLHTFAEEHQHALCELFGLKQ